The following are from one region of the Pseudodesulfovibrio piezophilus C1TLV30 genome:
- a CDS encoding response regulator, protein MGMNRKPAKPTSYVSLDETSRALLDSAVEAAYVMDICGYVLAANDAAAKMFGMKKGCDLEQSSIYDLMSEESATIRREKIQEATDRVSPLRFEEEIEGRALVHSIVPVANPWGEVARLAVSTLDLTELRRSDEDLRREQQRQIFFMESLPGIVYHLYPDKTIRYANRYFRKYFGSPKGKSCMEALQCADENCTACPPMGAMEMDRAVEWDWTDNKGRTFHLQCSPMTDSGGERMIMVLGIDITGRKRAEDALKIAHDKLEDRVRQRTKELEKANSELTSKSTRLVSAMKKADAATRAKSSFLANMSHEIRTPLNAVLGMTELAILTDDLDKKNGYLKRVGEAGNSLLSVINDILDFSKIEARKLTLEKIDFDLRAALDSTMDIHHLMTSEKGLDLHYSIAENVPNILVGDPSRLKQVLINLTSNAVKFTEIGGVDIAISLKEGPESPKEGDDVTLQFAVTDTGIGIPKDKQQAIFKSFLQADDSVTRKHGGTGLGLAICSLLVELMQGALDVTSEEGVGSTFSFTAHFTIGNLSIVTKEAKDAETAATAATPHLKILLADDNALNLKLVSTLLGEQGHTCVTVVNGAQALEAVKEEQFDLILMDVQMPIMDGITATRAIRDPNSGALNPSIPIVAITAHALKGDRERFLEAGMNDYIAKPIKLTEFHKTLNRAMQGAAPLGNTTPTEPEPNHGHADSFDRPGALDMLAGRKDLLDRMDEIFLRDVPEEIQELKEGILGKDWENARRLAHSIKGSARTVGARRAGAVAEQMEFFCKQKDTPSAEREFKTLESEVFSALQFIEGERDT, encoded by the coding sequence ATGGGAATGAACAGAAAGCCTGCCAAACCGACCTCCTATGTCTCACTGGATGAGACATCAAGAGCCTTGCTCGACTCCGCAGTCGAAGCAGCCTACGTCATGGATATCTGCGGATATGTTCTTGCAGCCAATGATGCGGCTGCCAAGATGTTCGGTATGAAAAAGGGGTGTGATCTTGAACAATCAAGCATCTATGACCTGATGTCGGAGGAATCCGCGACCATCAGAAGGGAAAAAATCCAGGAAGCCACGGACAGGGTCTCCCCCCTCAGATTCGAGGAAGAGATCGAAGGACGAGCCCTGGTTCACTCCATTGTCCCCGTCGCCAACCCATGGGGCGAAGTTGCCCGATTGGCGGTCTCCACACTGGATCTGACGGAACTTCGCAGAAGTGATGAGGACCTCCGCCGTGAACAGCAACGACAGATATTCTTCATGGAATCCCTCCCCGGAATTGTCTATCACCTGTACCCGGACAAGACCATTCGTTATGCCAACCGCTACTTCAGAAAATACTTCGGCAGTCCCAAGGGGAAAAGCTGCATGGAAGCTCTTCAATGCGCGGATGAAAACTGCACGGCATGCCCCCCCATGGGAGCCATGGAGATGGACCGTGCGGTTGAGTGGGACTGGACTGACAACAAGGGCCGAACCTTTCACCTGCAATGCAGTCCCATGACCGATTCCGGCGGCGAGCGGATGATCATGGTTCTCGGCATCGATATCACTGGCCGTAAAAGAGCGGAAGACGCGCTCAAAATTGCCCACGACAAACTTGAAGACAGGGTCCGCCAGCGTACCAAGGAGCTGGAGAAAGCCAATAGCGAGCTGACCAGCAAATCCACACGTCTGGTCTCGGCCATGAAAAAGGCAGACGCCGCCACTCGGGCGAAATCCTCGTTTCTTGCCAATATGAGCCATGAGATACGCACGCCTCTCAATGCGGTCCTCGGCATGACCGAGCTCGCCATACTGACCGATGATCTCGATAAGAAAAACGGCTATCTGAAGCGGGTGGGCGAAGCAGGCAACTCCCTTCTCTCGGTTATTAATGATATCCTTGATTTTTCCAAGATCGAAGCACGCAAACTCACCCTTGAAAAAATCGATTTCGATCTGCGGGCCGCTCTGGATTCAACCATGGACATACACCACCTCATGACTTCCGAGAAAGGATTGGACCTTCACTACAGCATCGCGGAAAATGTCCCGAACATCCTCGTAGGAGACCCATCCAGGCTCAAACAGGTCCTCATCAACTTAACTTCCAATGCCGTCAAATTCACTGAAATCGGCGGTGTGGATATTGCCATTTCATTGAAGGAAGGGCCGGAATCTCCCAAAGAGGGCGATGACGTTACCCTGCAATTCGCTGTGACAGATACAGGTATCGGCATTCCTAAGGACAAACAACAAGCCATTTTCAAGTCCTTTCTCCAAGCCGATGATTCCGTCACGCGAAAACATGGCGGCACCGGCCTTGGATTGGCCATCTGTTCACTTTTGGTGGAGCTGATGCAGGGAGCGCTTGACGTGACCAGCGAAGAGGGCGTGGGGAGCACCTTCTCCTTCACAGCCCATTTCACCATTGGCAATCTTTCAATAGTGACCAAAGAAGCCAAGGACGCTGAAACCGCGGCGACTGCCGCAACGCCACACCTCAAGATTCTTTTGGCCGACGACAATGCGCTCAATCTCAAGCTTGTTTCCACACTCCTTGGAGAACAAGGCCACACCTGTGTCACGGTCGTTAACGGCGCACAGGCTCTGGAGGCAGTCAAGGAAGAGCAATTCGACCTCATCCTCATGGATGTCCAGATGCCGATTATGGACGGTATCACCGCGACCCGTGCCATCCGTGACCCGAACTCGGGCGCACTTAACCCGTCCATCCCCATTGTCGCCATTACCGCGCACGCGCTCAAGGGGGACAGGGAACGTTTCCTTGAGGCGGGCATGAATGACTACATAGCCAAACCCATCAAGCTCACTGAATTCCACAAGACTTTGAACAGGGCCATGCAGGGGGCTGCTCCTCTTGGCAACACCACCCCGACCGAACCGGAACCGAACCACGGCCACGCCGATTCCTTTGACAGGCCCGGAGCCTTGGATATGCTTGCCGGACGCAAGGATCTGCTCGACAGAATGGATGAAATATTCCTGCGGGATGTTCCTGAAGAAATACAGGAATTGAAGGAAGGTATCCTGGGCAAGGATTGGGAAAATGCCAGACGTCTGGCTCACTCCATAAAAGGCTCTGCCAGAACAGTCGGAGCCAGACGGGCCGGAGCCGTGGCAGAACAGATGGAATTTTTCTGCAAACAAAAAGACACCCCCTCTGCGGAGCGTGAATTCAAAACCCTTGAATCCGAAGTGTTTTCTGCGCTACAGTTCATCGAGGGCGAGAGGGATACTTAA
- a CDS encoding alpha/beta hydrolase: MRYVSWFLSLFLHIGMALFLAQAIRMVPPKLPDIMEVELTELETPTVIVPLPALSQPESPLIPLQDRPSESVRPLPADKTVILDDDRPLPDPVTPGRKDHDKPEIPPSSLEPRNTQGPLLPSEVVEISPVKIPNSTKPATRIDVRTNDTIVHRGHEARFGRTMMADYYSYSTDEFSGQFTTKDNRTISIIDARNTKYGRFLIYDSKNKTLRRMKEFGKYVYTIGPSLYEDEPVTGSVTFLAKNDRIERFILMTDDDRIAHYPHKIHVREEEISFTAGGKDHKGYASWPPSDAVTIGVVFVHGNQCVEPGLVHGFTRSLSAQGIASLSFQIRGCEDGSPSGSQHDLVVDTRAALRELTTRLHGKTRVPGLWGNGNGVAPVVSAACASTNPPAFVVCLLDDSASPDMLPDMNVISTLTVPTFWLITGRETNKWKSLVSQLETLRETQGRPFTIVLAPLKASRDVMAAQGEESGWVENVSEDHARLAVSWIRSQSSPREQD, translated from the coding sequence ATGCGGTACGTCAGTTGGTTCCTCTCACTTTTTCTCCACATAGGCATGGCACTGTTCCTTGCCCAGGCGATTCGCATGGTACCGCCGAAGTTGCCTGATATCATGGAAGTGGAACTGACTGAACTGGAGACACCGACTGTCATTGTTCCACTCCCTGCTTTGTCGCAACCAGAGTCACCCTTGATCCCCCTTCAGGACCGGCCATCGGAATCCGTGCGGCCTCTTCCTGCAGATAAAACCGTGATTCTTGATGACGATCGTCCCCTTCCCGATCCGGTCACCCCCGGACGCAAAGATCATGACAAACCGGAGATTCCCCCAAGTTCCCTTGAGCCGAGGAATACACAGGGACCGTTATTGCCGTCTGAAGTCGTGGAAATAAGCCCAGTCAAAATCCCGAACTCCACAAAACCAGCCACGCGGATAGATGTCCGCACAAACGACACGATCGTCCACCGGGGGCACGAGGCGCGCTTTGGCCGAACAATGATGGCTGACTATTACTCCTACTCAACTGATGAATTTTCCGGCCAATTCACCACGAAAGACAACCGTACCATCTCCATCATTGATGCCCGTAACACCAAATACGGCCGATTCCTTATCTATGACTCCAAAAACAAGACGCTGCGTCGCATGAAGGAATTCGGAAAGTACGTCTACACAATCGGCCCTTCACTTTACGAAGATGAACCTGTCACAGGCAGTGTCACCTTTCTGGCAAAAAACGATCGGATTGAGCGCTTCATCCTTATGACCGATGATGACCGCATTGCCCACTACCCCCACAAGATTCATGTCAGAGAAGAAGAGATATCCTTTACGGCCGGAGGCAAAGACCACAAGGGGTATGCGTCTTGGCCTCCATCCGATGCTGTCACTATCGGAGTGGTCTTTGTCCATGGCAACCAGTGTGTGGAGCCGGGTCTGGTGCACGGATTTACACGATCGCTTTCGGCGCAGGGGATAGCCTCACTTTCTTTCCAGATACGGGGATGTGAAGACGGCTCCCCCTCCGGGAGCCAGCACGATCTCGTGGTCGATACCAGGGCGGCCTTGCGGGAACTCACAACTCGCTTGCACGGGAAAACTCGGGTTCCAGGACTGTGGGGGAATGGGAATGGCGTGGCCCCTGTTGTCAGCGCGGCGTGTGCCTCGACCAATCCTCCCGCCTTTGTCGTTTGTCTGTTGGACGACTCCGCGTCACCGGACATGCTTCCTGATATGAATGTCATCTCGACCCTGACTGTCCCGACCTTCTGGCTGATCACCGGACGTGAAACCAACAAATGGAAGTCACTGGTCAGTCAACTGGAAACATTACGAGAGACACAGGGCCGCCCCTTCACGATCGTTTTGGCACCTCTCAAAGCAAGCCGGGATGTCATGGCTGCACAAGGCGAAGAATCCGGATGGGTTGAAAATGTTTCCGAAGACCACGCCCGATTGGCCGTGTCCTGGATTCGATCCCAAAGCTCTCCAAGAGAGCAGGACTAG
- a CDS encoding PAS domain-containing sensor histidine kinase gives MQQRLFKQVLEASGVAMSIRDKDLRPVYANHAFLEFYGYTLRELQEKSLDEILVEQTRLLYAEVIIPTINSGKSWEGEYTIRTKAGRLCAIWGRIDPVFDDNGRLIHVITVMRDASASMRLRNALTQTERHLKFLSENTSDCLFRLRLTDGRYDYISSAIESITGYPPQDFYQTPRLFERLTPADWIETFEMWWGEFLAGKSRYEYEQPLRHKDGSFRWVNQRITVVKDEGSSPIAIEGIITDVTERHAVQEDLASTRESLHFISSSTSDIFFRIRVPDGLYEYISPSVEQFSGYTAEEFMEDGSLIFRIIHPDWQEYARQCWNEHHDDRIRSEYEYQFIHKSGAVRWVRQRIVLIRDGKGKTIAIEGIATDVTEAKAAEQALKASEKKYRLLVENISDVVWTQNTAGEFTYATPSAEALWGYTPEELKRLDYKKLFTHQSWQALLLSNRQRHKAEKQGQFSDTNINVYEHVRKDRSLVWAETVIRRTFTANGKPSGYLGVSRDITERKWAEDAMRRSESRFRTLFEDSPISLWEEDLTRLKAYFDKLKLQGISDFRSYFHENPESLGTCASLVEVVAVNKATLELLRADSQAELMGNLDKILTERSMAAFAEEMILLASGGCEYSGEITHRTLEGKIIWVVVHFTVPPEYQGSLSRMIVSLIDVTPRKRAEQALMESEERYRVLVENAQEGVVVALNDKPMFANDALSEILGYSYEELMLLSPFEVAHPEDKTHAMQQMAEYSSGLREEGFATLRVITKQGEIKWITLSIKPIRWGGKNAELKIITDISHYKALEQELRVAHAEMEARVRQRTAELSQTNLKLTREVEERQKAQDQILSLTRQIIRVQEDERQRISRDLHDNVAQDLSSIVLNMETLFDGAPAVAAKVIRRSDAVTDIIRGAIAAVRDIAYGLRPPALDQLGLPLALERHCEEVSGRTRVDIDFFSTGIENTKLDFDTEINIYRMVQEALSNMGKHSNATRSTVRLVTSYPNLLIRIEDNGDGFPVARRVAEAAKERRMGLRSMEERAKLIGGSMELQSRIGTGTRVIFTIPITSARR, from the coding sequence ATGCAACAGCGCCTGTTCAAACAGGTTCTGGAAGCATCCGGGGTAGCCATGTCCATTCGGGACAAAGACCTGCGCCCGGTTTATGCAAACCATGCCTTTCTCGAATTTTATGGTTACACGCTCAGAGAACTTCAGGAAAAAAGTCTCGATGAAATCCTCGTGGAACAAACGCGTCTTCTCTATGCCGAGGTCATTATCCCGACCATCAATTCCGGAAAAAGTTGGGAAGGCGAATACACGATCAGAACCAAAGCAGGGCGTCTCTGTGCCATATGGGGGCGTATAGACCCTGTTTTCGATGACAACGGACGTTTGATTCACGTCATTACCGTCATGCGCGATGCATCCGCATCCATGCGATTGCGCAATGCCCTGACTCAGACGGAACGCCACCTGAAATTCCTTTCAGAAAATACCAGTGACTGCCTCTTTCGGTTGCGTCTGACTGATGGTCGATATGATTACATCAGCTCAGCCATCGAAAGCATCACAGGATATCCCCCCCAGGATTTTTACCAGACACCTCGACTCTTTGAACGGCTCACCCCCGCAGACTGGATAGAGACCTTCGAAATGTGGTGGGGAGAATTCCTGGCTGGAAAGAGTCGCTACGAATACGAGCAACCCTTAAGACACAAGGATGGCTCTTTCCGCTGGGTCAACCAACGCATCACCGTTGTCAAGGATGAAGGCAGCTCGCCCATAGCCATTGAAGGAATCATTACTGATGTCACGGAACGACACGCCGTGCAGGAAGATCTGGCATCGACTCGGGAAAGCCTGCACTTCATCTCCAGTTCCACCAGTGATATTTTCTTCAGAATCCGGGTTCCTGACGGTCTCTATGAATATATCAGCCCGTCCGTGGAACAATTTTCCGGCTACACGGCCGAGGAATTCATGGAGGACGGCTCACTCATTTTCAGAATCATTCATCCTGACTGGCAAGAATATGCACGCCAGTGCTGGAATGAACACCATGATGACAGAATTCGGTCGGAATACGAATATCAATTCATCCACAAGTCAGGCGCTGTTCGATGGGTTCGACAACGCATTGTCCTGATCCGGGACGGCAAAGGAAAAACCATTGCCATCGAGGGAATTGCCACGGATGTCACGGAAGCCAAAGCCGCTGAACAGGCGCTCAAGGCCAGTGAAAAGAAATACCGCCTGCTAGTGGAGAACATCTCGGATGTGGTCTGGACCCAGAATACTGCCGGAGAATTTACCTACGCGACCCCCTCAGCCGAAGCATTATGGGGATACACGCCTGAAGAACTCAAACGGCTCGACTACAAAAAATTGTTTACACACCAATCATGGCAAGCCCTCCTTCTCAGCAATCGACAACGCCACAAAGCCGAAAAACAAGGCCAGTTTTCCGACACGAACATCAATGTGTACGAGCATGTTCGAAAAGACCGAAGTTTAGTGTGGGCTGAAACCGTCATCCGGAGGACCTTCACTGCCAATGGCAAACCCTCTGGCTATCTGGGCGTCAGCCGGGATATTACGGAGCGAAAGTGGGCCGAAGACGCCATGAGGCGCAGTGAATCCAGGTTTCGAACCCTGTTTGAAGACTCTCCCATCTCATTGTGGGAAGAGGATCTGACCCGGCTCAAAGCATATTTCGACAAGCTCAAACTTCAGGGTATCAGCGATTTCAGAAGTTATTTCCATGAAAATCCCGAGTCACTGGGCACCTGCGCGTCACTGGTGGAAGTCGTGGCCGTCAACAAAGCCACTCTTGAATTGCTCCGGGCCGACAGCCAGGCCGAGCTGATGGGGAATCTCGACAAGATCCTCACGGAAAGATCCATGGCCGCCTTTGCCGAGGAAATGATTCTGCTTGCATCCGGGGGATGTGAATACAGTGGGGAAATTACCCATAGAACACTTGAAGGCAAGATTATCTGGGTGGTTGTTCATTTCACGGTCCCGCCGGAATATCAGGGATCGCTCTCTCGGATGATTGTTTCACTCATTGATGTGACTCCGAGAAAACGCGCCGAGCAGGCACTGATGGAGTCCGAAGAACGATACCGAGTCCTGGTGGAGAATGCTCAGGAAGGAGTCGTCGTTGCCCTGAATGACAAACCAATGTTTGCCAATGACGCCCTGAGCGAAATTCTTGGCTATTCTTATGAAGAACTGATGCTGCTCAGTCCTTTTGAGGTTGCCCACCCCGAGGACAAGACTCACGCCATGCAGCAGATGGCCGAATACTCTTCCGGTCTGCGGGAAGAGGGATTTGCCACACTCCGGGTCATTACCAAGCAGGGAGAAATCAAATGGATAACCCTGAGCATCAAACCCATTCGATGGGGCGGTAAAAACGCTGAACTAAAAATTATCACCGACATTTCCCACTATAAGGCGCTCGAACAGGAACTGCGTGTGGCCCATGCCGAAATGGAAGCCCGCGTCAGGCAACGGACGGCAGAACTTTCGCAAACCAACCTCAAATTGACCCGAGAAGTGGAAGAACGCCAGAAGGCACAGGACCAGATACTTTCCCTGACCCGTCAGATCATTCGGGTCCAGGAGGACGAACGTCAGCGTATATCTCGAGACCTGCACGACAATGTGGCTCAGGATCTGTCATCCATAGTGTTGAACATGGAAACCCTGTTTGACGGTGCACCTGCCGTGGCAGCAAAGGTCATCCGCCGCAGCGATGCGGTCACCGATATCATCAGGGGGGCGATTGCCGCTGTGCGGGACATCGCTTATGGCCTGAGACCTCCTGCCCTCGACCAGCTGGGACTCCCCTTGGCACTGGAGCGCCACTGCGAAGAAGTTTCAGGCAGAACACGCGTTGATATTGACTTTTTTTCCACAGGCATTGAAAATACAAAACTGGATTTTGATACGGAAATCAACATCTATAGAATGGTGCAAGAAGCACTGAGCAACATGGGAAAACACTCCAATGCCACCCGTTCGACCGTCCGCCTGGTCACAAGTTATCCCAACCTGCTCATCCGTATTGAGGACAATGGAGATGGCTTCCCTGTGGCGCGACGAGTGGCCGAAGCAGCTAAAGAACGCCGTATGGGGCTGCGCAGTATGGAAGAAAGAGCAAAATTGATAGGCGGGTCCATGGAATTGCAATCACGCATCGGCACCGGGACCAGGGTCATTTTCACCATCCCCATCACGAGCGCCAGGAGGTAA
- a CDS encoding hybrid sensor histidine kinase/response regulator, which translates to MRIFILAGREMEEPFLEWVLGDAEMTVVRSATVSRGIRRLEGVSAECALIVPDTEDRTWVRAIQRVRKEHRLHCIVLGNGIEEKDALAAGAFDVFDRKDVSREMMARSLRHLHGRIELEQSLERKKAELDWVEETARLGSWQLQIGGKTNWSQGLKNILGDEGRLTGDFSSLRSFIYPEDREIFDAANTATFRQGWPLDFEYRIVTDQDSIRYLHLHRRVEHGQGGQVDKAFGMVRDVTAEREFENFLFKRDAILQVVGKFAEQFLREPKWETGIASAMEALGKAVQVSRTFIFQLGDEIGGVPTATMIHEWTGSAMMPLLGRSEVSNQTFSPVFDRWRSILRNRKVIAGVIRNFPSDERQYFQKTGARSIMIIPVFVGQRWWGFIGLSEHEEDREWAPVEVESLTMAADIFGSAIQRERMEQLLKKANRSAEEAKTIALDASRAKSRFLANMSHEIRTPISGILGMAEMTITTGLTAEQRKNMDMIRDASGALLAIVNDILDLSKIEALKMDLNPEDFDFRALIETTMSPFASEAEVKSLRLHHKVDAEVPITVNGDPDRLAQILRNLVGNAMKFTEKGEIALDVTVQEWLGNRVCLLLTVRDTGKGIEKDLHDTIFESFTQADNSVRKKHQGTGLGLTISRELARMMGGEISVESEPGQGSLFSLTAWFGRVNRAVGKGDTAPISVQHTLHLNLLLAEDNALNQKFLTHFLTLFGHSVTVAGNGREALEILEKNGRKFDLVLMDIQMPEMGGMEATRAIRESNGRHYDATLPIIALTAYAMKGDKERMLAAGMDDYVSKPVDMKELSAAIARSVAYRDRGRKKVPSFCAPVNRAQKTKPVHLDMESLVERFDGNMPLLKEILELFLTESEEKLVVLQHSLAERNLVEVGAVLHSISNIASHVLAMEIVTLSLELEKGCSQGEIDTVMDGVARLRPRFESLVEEVRRRLISL; encoded by the coding sequence TTGCGGATTTTCATATTGGCTGGCAGGGAAATGGAAGAGCCATTTCTTGAGTGGGTGCTTGGTGATGCGGAAATGACAGTGGTCCGGTCCGCCACTGTATCACGGGGAATCAGGCGGCTGGAAGGGGTTTCTGCGGAGTGTGCTTTGATTGTGCCGGATACCGAGGATCGGACGTGGGTAAGAGCGATTCAGCGGGTTCGAAAGGAACACCGACTCCATTGCATCGTGTTAGGGAATGGCATTGAAGAAAAGGATGCTTTGGCCGCAGGTGCTTTTGATGTTTTTGATCGCAAGGATGTCAGCCGGGAGATGATGGCCCGGAGTCTTCGTCATTTGCACGGGCGCATTGAGCTTGAGCAATCCCTTGAGCGAAAAAAGGCCGAATTGGACTGGGTCGAAGAAACTGCTCGGTTGGGAAGCTGGCAGTTGCAGATTGGTGGCAAGACAAATTGGTCACAAGGGTTGAAGAATATCTTGGGAGATGAAGGACGTCTGACAGGTGACTTCTCCAGTCTTCGTTCTTTTATTTATCCAGAGGATCGGGAAATATTCGATGCCGCCAATACCGCCACTTTCAGGCAGGGGTGGCCCTTGGATTTCGAGTATCGCATTGTCACTGATCAGGATTCGATTCGGTACCTCCATCTGCATAGGCGTGTGGAGCATGGGCAAGGTGGTCAGGTTGATAAGGCATTCGGCATGGTGCGGGACGTGACTGCAGAACGGGAATTCGAAAATTTTCTTTTCAAACGGGATGCGATTCTTCAGGTCGTGGGCAAGTTTGCCGAGCAATTCCTCCGTGAACCCAAGTGGGAAACCGGGATAGCCAGTGCCATGGAAGCTCTGGGTAAAGCGGTTCAGGTCTCCAGAACCTTTATCTTCCAGCTTGGAGACGAGATCGGGGGGGTACCGACAGCAACCATGATTCATGAGTGGACAGGGTCGGCGATGATGCCGCTTCTGGGTCGCTCGGAGGTTAGTAACCAGACGTTTTCACCGGTTTTTGACCGATGGCGGTCGATCTTGCGGAATCGTAAAGTCATTGCCGGTGTCATTCGAAATTTCCCATCCGATGAACGCCAGTATTTTCAGAAGACCGGAGCACGTTCGATCATGATCATTCCGGTGTTTGTTGGCCAGCGTTGGTGGGGCTTTATCGGGCTTTCCGAGCATGAAGAGGACCGGGAATGGGCACCGGTCGAGGTCGAGTCACTGACCATGGCGGCTGATATATTCGGTTCGGCCATCCAGCGTGAACGTATGGAACAGTTGTTGAAAAAAGCGAATCGTTCTGCGGAAGAAGCCAAGACCATAGCCCTGGACGCCAGTCGGGCCAAGAGTCGTTTCCTCGCCAATATGAGTCATGAAATTCGGACTCCCATCAGTGGAATCTTGGGTATGGCCGAAATGACTATCACCACGGGGTTGACCGCTGAGCAACGAAAGAACATGGATATGATACGGGATGCCTCCGGGGCGTTGCTTGCCATTGTCAACGATATCCTGGATCTTTCGAAAATTGAGGCTTTAAAGATGGACCTCAACCCGGAAGATTTTGATTTCCGGGCACTCATTGAGACAACTATGAGTCCTTTTGCGTCCGAAGCCGAGGTCAAGTCGCTCCGCTTGCACCACAAGGTGGATGCAGAGGTCCCGATCACGGTCAATGGAGACCCGGACAGGCTCGCGCAGATACTCAGGAATCTTGTCGGCAATGCCATGAAGTTTACCGAGAAGGGAGAAATCGCGCTGGATGTCACGGTGCAGGAATGGCTTGGGAATAGGGTCTGTTTGCTGTTGACGGTCAGGGATACTGGTAAGGGAATTGAGAAAGATTTGCATGACACCATTTTCGAGAGCTTTACACAGGCCGACAACTCAGTCCGCAAGAAGCATCAGGGGACCGGTCTGGGACTGACCATTTCCCGTGAACTTGCCAGGATGATGGGTGGCGAGATCAGTGTCGAAAGCGAACCGGGGCAGGGGAGCCTCTTCTCATTGACGGCATGGTTTGGACGGGTCAACAGAGCTGTGGGCAAAGGGGATACCGCCCCGATTTCCGTTCAGCACACATTGCATCTGAATTTGCTTTTGGCCGAAGATAATGCGCTCAACCAGAAGTTCCTGACACATTTCCTGACTCTGTTCGGCCATTCGGTGACCGTCGCGGGAAATGGTAGGGAAGCACTCGAAATATTAGAGAAAAACGGGCGTAAGTTCGATCTCGTCCTCATGGATATTCAAATGCCGGAGATGGGGGGCATGGAGGCAACACGCGCCATTCGGGAATCCAATGGCAGACATTATGATGCGACACTTCCAATTATTGCTCTCACTGCATATGCCATGAAAGGAGACAAGGAACGGATGCTCGCTGCGGGGATGGACGATTATGTCAGCAAGCCTGTGGATATGAAGGAACTTTCCGCAGCTATCGCGCGGTCCGTGGCGTACCGGGATCGTGGCAGGAAAAAGGTTCCGTCTTTTTGCGCACCTGTGAACAGGGCGCAGAAAACGAAGCCGGTTCACCTCGATATGGAAAGTCTTGTAGAGCGCTTCGATGGAAACATGCCGCTTCTCAAGGAAATTCTGGAGCTGTTTCTGACAGAATCTGAAGAAAAACTCGTCGTATTGCAACACTCTTTGGCAGAGAGAAACCTTGTGGAAGTCGGTGCCGTATTGCATTCCATCTCCAATATTGCCAGCCATGTACTGGCCATGGAGATCGTCACCCTGTCTCTTGAACTGGAGAAAGGGTGCAGCCAGGGTGAGATCGATACTGTCATGGATGGGGTTGCCCGGCTTCGTCCTCGGTTCGAGTCTCTCGTGGAGGAAGTTCGGCGACGGCTTATCTCCTTATAA
- a CDS encoding CBS domain-containing protein, which translates to MLVRDWMTVNVISLGVNSSVMDAAEILREKNIRQFPVIDNKARLVGIVSDRDIRDAMPSKFLPGDAVCERGGGLYTLTAGDIMTLDPITVPSDTAVDEVANILVQHKVGGLPVVDGGELMGIITQADVLRFLCAASGAMRSSVQLAFRLATRPSALTELLVDIQAMGLVVSNVFTANDGNSRKAYIRIERLQDKSIEQVMDALQGKYTVLFYVNEGVTVDVS; encoded by the coding sequence ATGCTTGTCAGAGATTGGATGACGGTCAATGTCATCTCATTGGGAGTAAACTCCTCGGTCATGGATGCGGCGGAAATTCTACGCGAAAAGAATATCAGGCAATTCCCTGTTATTGATAATAAAGCCCGCTTGGTCGGCATTGTTTCAGACAGAGATATTCGCGATGCCATGCCTTCAAAATTCCTCCCAGGTGACGCAGTGTGTGAAAGGGGCGGGGGGCTGTATACCTTGACTGCCGGGGATATCATGACGCTTGATCCGATCACGGTTCCGTCCGATACCGCAGTCGATGAAGTGGCCAATATCCTGGTACAGCATAAAGTCGGTGGCTTGCCTGTCGTGGATGGGGGTGAGTTGATGGGAATTATCACCCAGGCAGATGTCCTTCGCTTTTTGTGTGCGGCATCGGGAGCCATGCGATCAAGTGTTCAGCTTGCTTTCCGGCTTGCGACCCGACCTTCTGCGCTCACGGAGCTTCTTGTGGATATCCAGGCCATGGGATTGGTTGTCAGTAATGTCTTTACTGCCAATGATGGGAATTCCAGAAAGGCCTATATCCGTATCGAGCGGTTGCAGGATAAGTCTATTGAACAGGTGATGGATGCGCTTCAGGGAAAGTACACGGTTCTTTTTTATGTCAATGAAGGCGTGACAGTGGACGTCAGTTGA
- a CDS encoding response regulator has translation MKNILIVDDAPMIRELLKSVLEAEGFAIVEAADGEEAIRLCQDRDIDLSIIDIFLPKKGGLQVMGELIKSDKSHKFIAISGGEAFNPEAIVELAKVFDVVETFTKPIDTRKLVETVKAALAD, from the coding sequence ATGAAAAACATATTGATAGTAGATGACGCGCCGATGATCCGGGAACTGCTCAAGTCCGTGCTCGAAGCTGAAGGCTTTGCCATTGTGGAAGCCGCAGACGGGGAAGAGGCCATTCGTCTTTGTCAGGATAGGGACATCGACCTGAGCATCATCGACATATTTCTCCCCAAGAAAGGCGGCCTTCAGGTCATGGGAGAATTGATCAAATCAGATAAATCACACAAGTTCATCGCCATATCCGGTGGTGAAGCCTTCAACCCCGAAGCCATTGTCGAGCTGGCCAAAGTCTTCGATGTGGTGGAAACCTTCACCAAACCCATCGATACCCGCAAGCTCGTCGAGACCGTCAAAGCAGCCCTCGCAGATTAA